Genomic DNA from Limnochordia bacterium:
ATCCACGACAGCCCGGGCCCCTTGCCGATGGTCCCCATCAATAAAGGATATGGTCTGCTCCTTTGAGACTCCGCCGATTAGTACGAATGTAGCCTGGACATCGATAAGCCTTTCTAACAGGGAATCATCCTCCCAAGACCCAAGAATAAGCGCTCCATCAGCCTTCTTTTCCATCAGTATCTTGACACAGCTTTCGGCTGGACTCTCTCCGATTGGATAGAAGCTGACTAACATGTCATATCCTCTACTATTTGTGACTTGGGCAATGCCGCTTAGAATCTCGGCAAAATAGTGGCGGTAAAAGATATGAACCTTGTCCGAAACATAAGGCATCATTACCACTAAGGTATTGGTACGGCTGCTGACTAGACGACGGCCATTGCTATTTGGGTAATAGTTTAGCTTCCGAGCCGCCTCCAATACTTGTTTTCGGGTACGGTCTGTGACAACCGGATGGTTGTTGAAAACCCGGGATACCGTTGCTCCCGAGACCCCAGCTAGCCTAGCTACTTCATCACGCGTGGCCATATCCCATTCCTCCAAAACTGTTGTTACACGTGTACAACTTGCTACACACCTATTTTATATCATTACTACCTGTTTTGCCAATAGGCGAAGTGTCGGATTGTTTCATCCATAGCAATCACCTAGTGAACCTTACTTGCTTCAACCAACATCGATCTATAGCTCCCGGCGTCCCTGTAAAGCTTTAGCTAAGGTCACCTCATCCACATATTCAAGGTCGCCACCCACAGGTAAACCACTGGCCATTCGCGTTACCTTCACTCCCATGGGTTTTAGAATACGGGCGATGTACATGGCGGTAGCATCACCCTCCACATCGGGATCGGTGGCCACAATGATTTCCTCCACCTGACCATCCTTAATGCGACTAAGCAATTCTCGGATTCTGATATCATTCGGCCCGACACCATCCATAGGAGAGATGGCCCCATGGAGTACATGATAGCAACCTCGAAACTCCCTAGTTTTCTCCATAGCAACTACATCCTTGGGTTGCTCCACCACACAGATGGCTCGGCTGCTCCGGTTCGGATTATCGCAGATCTGACATGGATCCTGATCTGTTAAATTAAAGCAGACTGAACAGTAGCGCAAAGTCGTCT
This window encodes:
- a CDS encoding LacI family transcriptional regulator encodes the protein MATRDEVARLAGVSGATVSRVFNNHPVVTDRTRKQVLEAARKLNYYPNSNGRRLVSSRTNTLVVMMPYVSDKVHIFYRHYFAEILSGIAQVTNSRGYDMLVSFYPIGESPAESCVKILMEKKADGALILGSWEDDSLLERLIDVQATFVLIGGVSKEQTISFIDGDHRQGARAVVDYLVGLGHRRICFVNGPWEYSNSRDRQAGYIEGLEAAGIPVEPNLILTGRYSRTSGYQLVEQILSRSPDAIFAANDRMAFGIYQGFRERQISIPEQYSLVGYDDSDLAGYMEPKLTTVSVPLYEMGLQGAEIVINQLEGTQHPPIQRLLPTELVIRGTVGRKE
- the recR gene encoding recombination mediator RecR, whose amino-acid sequence is MVAYARPLARLIDELMKLPGIGPKTAQRLAFEIISWPAEQVKQLADALVDAKTTLRYCSVCFNLTDQDPCQICDNPNRSSRAICVVEQPKDVVAMEKTREFRGCYHVLHGAISPMDGVGPNDIRIRELLSRIKDGQVEEIIVATDPDVEGDATAMYIARILKPMGVKVTRMASGLPVGGDLEYVDEVTLAKALQGRREL